TTAACTCAAATTAAGAAAAAATATCAGCTTAAGGAAGTTCAAAAGGCTTTAGTACCAACTCAAAAAGATGAAATCTCACTATATATTTCTAAAAAATGGTATTCTCTTATTGCCAAAGAAGAATACGTCAATAGAACACATTGTGTAGAAAAATTAGACCCAGCTATATTATCAAATAATATTTTAGCCCCCATTCTAGGTATAACAGACCCAAGAAATGACAAACGTATGTCATTCATTGATGGCACTCATAGCTTAGAGGAAATTCAACAAAAAGTCGATTCCGGAGAATTTAAAGCCGCTTTTTTGCTAAAACCAATAAGCGTAAATCAAATAAAAGAAGTAGCCGACCAAGGTGAATCTATGCCACCTAAAAGTACTTATATTAAACCCAAACTAAGAAGCGGTATGTTAATTTATGATTTTGAGGATTAAATGAATATTAAAACTAACATATCAAATATACTTCTTGATTTAGATGAAAAGGTTCAATTGGTAGCTGTTTCTAAAACAAAACCTACAAACTACATTCTTGAAGCATACCAAGCAGGTCAACGCATATTTGGAGAAAATAAAGTTCAAGAATTAGTCGAAAAGTCTGCTATTCTACCAGATGATATTCAATGGCATATGATAGGTCATCTTCAAACCAATAAAGTAAAATACATCGCACCATTTGTTTCTCTTATTCACGCCGTAGATTCTAAAAAGCTATTAATTGAAATCGATAAAAGAGCTAAACAGCATGATAGAGTGATTCACTGCCTTTTGCAAATTCATATTGCGCAAGAGTCTAGTAAGTTTGGATTGAACGAAGATGAGGCTTTAGAATTATTGGAAATGAAGCTAGCTAACGTCAGCATTGATGGATTAATGGGAATGGCAACTTTTACAGATAATAAACAACAAATAAGAAGTGAATTTAAGTCCCTAAAAAACACTTTTGAAAAAGCTAAAAGTAAATTTCATAAATTATCTATCCTATCTATGGGAATGAGTGGCGATTATGATATTGCCATTGAAGAAGGAAGTAATATGATTAGAATTGGCTCATCTATATTTGGTAACCGATAATTACTTTTGCTTACTAATTAATTCCCACATTTTGCCAACTTCTTTATTTTCAGAACCCCTATAAACCTGACCAGTTTCTTCATCAATTAATATCCATTTAGTTGGACATTTTGTAATTACTTTAAGCTCTACAGCTTTATCTAAATCCTCAACTTCTACTTTATTTATAATTCTAGTTTTTTTCGTCATATCAATAGTATTGTGCTATTTCTCTTAATTGGTCTAAAATACGATTTGTTTGTTTAGCATTTTCATCAGAAATTATGGTTTTTATCTTGGAATTCATATCAGCTAAAATCACATCTATTTCTTTTAAAACA
Above is a window of Flavobacteriales bacterium DNA encoding:
- a CDS encoding YggS family pyridoxal phosphate-dependent enzyme; this translates as MNIKTNISNILLDLDEKVQLVAVSKTKPTNYILEAYQAGQRIFGENKVQELVEKSAILPDDIQWHMIGHLQTNKVKYIAPFVSLIHAVDSKKLLIEIDKRAKQHDRVIHCLLQIHIAQESSKFGLNEDEALELLEMKLANVSIDGLMGMATFTDNKQQIRSEFKSLKNTFEKAKSKFHKLSILSMGMSGDYDIAIEEGSNMIRIGSSIFGNR